The stretch of DNA ATCAACGCGACCGCCTTGTTCGAGCTGGCCCGCGAGTTCGGCGAGTCCACCGGTCGCGGCGCAGCGCTGCGTTCGGCGATCCGCTCCGATCGCACCCCGGATGCGTACATGAAGGCAACGGAGCCGCACGAACGCGGGGCTTGCTTCGTCGCCGCGGTCTTTGACGCCTACCTGGACGTCTTCAAGGCGAGCATAGCTTCGCTCCGCCGGCTCGGCACGGGCGGCAGCGGGGTTCTCCCTCCCGGCGCGCTGCCTCCGGACCTCGTGAAGATGGCAACGGTGGAGGCGGTTCGCAATGCGGACCGGCTGCTCGGAATGGTGGTCAGGTCGTTCGACTTCCTCCCCGTGGTGGATGTGACCTTCGGGGACGTCGTTCGAGCCATCATCACTTCTGACCGTGCGTTGTACCCGGACGATACTCTTCGCCTGCGCGCAACCTTGGTGGAAGCACTGCGGCGGCGCGGGATCCATCCCCTTGAGGTGTCCTCGCTGGCCGATGAGGCCCTCGTCTGGGAGAGACCGAAATTCCCGATCAGTTTGACCCAAGGCCCGGCCGCGGTCGACTTGAACCCTCTGATCATTGAGGCGACACGGCTGCTTGATCTCACAGACAGGGACGTCTCACAGCCCGTGGGCGCAAGAACAGGGGCGGACGGCTATAGCGACGCGGGTGGGGTGATGGGCGCGGCCTTGCAGCAGTGGGGTGCATTCAACGCCCTGAGCATCGGCCTGGACCCCGACCTCCCGGTTGAGGTGGTGGGCCAGCACGTCGCCTACATGCAGGCTGCTGATGGGCAGCCGCGGCCATTTGTGGCGGTCCAGTACCTGCAGCGTCATAAGGAACTGGAGGAACCCGCCAGCGAGGGAACCGAGCCGGTGCGGATGTACTCGGGCACAACGATCATCGCGAAGGTCAACGGCCAGGTCGAGTACCTGATCGCGAAGCCCCTGCCAATGAGCGGAGAGTTCACGACTCTTGGCGCGAAGGCGGCCGCAGCGGGGACAACCGAGCAGCTGGCCCAGTACTGGCATGGCGAAGGCCGCCTGCGATGGGAACGACTGCAAGCCTGGTTCGAACAAGCAGAGTCCGCCGACGCAATGGCACCTTGGACCAGCCAGCCTGCCGTGCACCGCATGACGTTCGCGCGGCTCCACGCCGGCCTGGCCGAAGGAGATTGACGGTGCCCCCGCAACCGGCGACAACCGCCACGGTGCGCATGTACAACGTCGGCTTCGGCGACGCCTTCCTCGTTACCGTGCAACAAGAACCGATGGTGTGGCGGATGCTGGTGGACTGCGGCGTATTTCCAGCCGGCCAGACTCGCCCAATATCGGAGTCGGTCAAGATCATCATCGACGACCTGACGGCCCTCGCCGCCCCAGGAACACCGCCCCGCCTTGACGTTGTGGTGGCCACGCACCACCACATCGACCACATCTCAGGCTTCGCCGACCCGGCATGGGCCAAGGTGCAGGTCGACGACGTCTGGGTGCCCTACGTCGAGGATCCCAACGACGAGGACGGCAAGAAACTGCGCGGTGAACTGACCCTGGCCGCGAACACCCTGCGGAGCCTGATCACCGCAGCGGCAATGCGGATCAACGCAGCCGATGGCAGCGCGCACGCGAAACTCGAAACCGCCGGGATCTTCGCCGCCAATTCCGAGGGCTCCGAGGCGGCGACTGATCGTCTCCTCGGACGCAACGGCAAAACGTTCCTGAACAAGGCCCACGCCCGGTATCTTCCGGACCGCGATCCGGAAAAAAACACCCTCCCGACGACGGTTCCCGGAGTGACCGCCCACATCCTGGGGCCCTCACGGGACCCCAACGTCGTCAAACGCATGAAACCACCCAAGTCCGTGGCATGGCTCAAAGCGGCCGCCGACGAGCGTCCAAAGGACGCGGACACCAGGCCCCTCTTCGACCCGGCGTACGCGGTCCCGACGGCCCTGGTCAACCGGGACGTCCCTGTGGCGCTTCAATCCGCGTCCAGGTCACTGGACCTGGAGTCTCTCAGCAACGCGGACGAGCTCCTCGCGGCAGCAGCGATTTTGGAGAACTCCGTCAACAACACCAGCATCTATTTCGTCCTGGACGTGCAGGGCACGCGGCTGGTGTTCGTCGGGGACTCGCAGCATGGGGCCTGGGAGCACGTCCTGAATGACCCGGAATCCCTGAAGCTCGTGACGGACCCTGCGTTCTACAAGGTGGGACATCACGGCTCCCATAACGCAACCCCAAAGAGATTCGCGAAGGAAGTCTTCGGGCGGGACCATTACGCGATGATGCCTTTTGGCTGCGTCGACCAGTGGCCCTCGATCCCTGAGCCGAAACTCATCGCCGCGCTGACGGAGGCCGGCACGCATCTTGTCCGGGCCGACGCACCTCTGGCGGGGTCCAAAGTCAAGCTCCACCCCAGCAACCTCTGGAGTGAAGTGAGCTTCACCGTCCCTTAGCGTCGACGCCGTTCTGGGCATCGGGACGGGCTAAGTCACCTCGCGTATGACGGAGCGGTGCCATTCGCGGCTGACCGCGGCCACCGACAGCAGCGTCAGCGCCGCCAGGACAACCACCACCGCCCACTCCATCGATCCGCTGCCCCCGTCAGGTTCCACGCCAAAGAGAACCTCAATCCAGTCGCGGTTGAAAAGCGTCAGGATAAACAGGGCCGCGCTGGCCACGGCACCGGCCGCCTCCCACCAGAAGATCTTTTTGAGCTTCCTTTTCATGTTCCTGCCGGTCCCCTCGTTATGGACCACCTCAAGGAGCCATTAGGAATGATGTCGCGTTACCCGCGCGTTATCGCGCGGAAGTCGGCCATACCCCATGTACCGCTAACACGCAGGCCGTCCGGCGCGACCGCAATTCCCGAAGTCCGCCCCACCACCGGAGCCCGGTTTCCGGTCTGGCCGCGGGCGACAACGCTAGGGCCGAGAGGAGTCCAGTTATTCTGTCCGGGGATAGCGGGCATTCCAGGCAGGATCGCCGGAGCTGTGGCAAGCCCTGGGGCCTCTGTCTCGAGGCGGCGCCGGTGATAGGCGGCAAGAACGTCCTCCCAGTAATTGCGCGGGACCGCCTCCAACTTCCCGTCGATTAGGCGCTCATCATGACGGATCGTGTCGGCGGCCGCCGCTACCGCCAAGCCAGCCGAGGAGTGCGCGGCGGACAGCACGGGACTCTGGAGCGCCGGTTCGACGGTGTCCTTCGGGCCCAGGCGGGTGTAGGTCTCCTCGAGCCGCGTGAAGAGCCATTCGACCGGCCCCTCGTAGGGGCGTCGCCTCCCGTCCGTGGCTGCTGGCCTCCCCCCGGTCGCGGTTGTTGATCCTGCGGCACGCTCCTTTGTCATGGTCGCTCCTCGTCTCGACTCAGCGCCCGCTGGGCCCTCTTATCGTGGTTTTCCACGCTTTATTGGACTCGGTACCCACATTGCACCGACGCACCCAGCCTCCCCTGCCGCCGTTATTATGGCGTTACTGGCTCAGGACACCGGACGCTGGGAAGGGACCAACCATGCTGATCTGCGCAACCTGCGGCGTCGAACGCGACGAACCTGTTCCGGAGCTCTGCCCGATCTGTGCGGATGAGCGGCAGTACGTGCCGGAGGATGGGCAAAAGTGGCTCGCACTGGACGAGCTGGTGCAGGAGGGCCAGCAGACATTGCTGAAGGAAAACGAGCCGGGACTTTTCGGGATTACGACGGAACCGAGGGTCGGAATCGGCCAGACCGCCCAGCTTGCCGTCACACACGAGGGGTCGCTGCTGTGGGATCCGGTCGGATACGTCGATGACAACGCTGTGGCGGCAGTGCTTGAGCGAGGCCCGGTCCTGGCTATCGCCGCCAGCCATCCTCACATGTTTGGCGTGCAGGTCGAATGGTCGCACCGGCTCGGTGGGGTCCCCGTACTTGTGGCGGACGCAGACCGGCAATGGCTGGGGCGCACTGATCCCATCATCGACTACTGGTCCGGCAGTCTGACCATCGCCGAAGGGCTGACGCTGCACCAGACCGGGGGGCACTTCCCGGGCAGTGCGGTTGTCCACTGGGCTGCAGGAGCGGACGGCAGAGGAGTCCTGCTGACCGGTGACAGCGTGTTTCCTAATCCAGACCGTCGCTCCATTGCCTTCATGCGCAGCTACCCGAACCGCCTGCCGCTGTCCGGCGCGGTGGCGTTGCGGATCGCCGCGCAGCTGGAAAAGCTGGAGTTCGACCGGATCTACGGCAACTTCAACAACGTGATCGCGTCCGGAGCCAAGGCCGTTCTGCACGATTCGGCCCAGCGGCATGCTGCCTGGGCGCACGGAGACTTCGACCATCTGACCTGACCTGTTCATCTGACCTGGCTTCGACCATCTGACCTGGACCGTCCGTCTCTCCTCACCGTCAGTGGATCAGACTGCGGCCGCATCCTCCGTCGAATACATCGTGAGGGTCGCCGGGCCGACGCGCTCCGCGGCCGTGAGCCGCAGCTGAACGCCGTCCGGGTAAAGCCTGCGGCCTGTTCCGACGGCAGTGGGGAAGGTCAGCAGCCGGTACTCGTCGACGAGGCCGGCGGCCTGCAGCTGTGCGACTATCGAGCCGCTTCCGATCACCACGACGTCGTGCGTCTGCGACGCGTCATGCACCCACGTTGCCAGTGAGCCGGGAATGCGGCTCGAGTTGGCCCACTCCCCTGCATCGACCCCGCCGTGGGTGACCACCACTTTGGCGGCGGCATTCATCTTCTGCGAGAACGGGTCGCTGCGTGCCGGCCAAAGTGTGCTGAAGTGCTGCCACGTTCTGCGGCCGAAAAGCAGAATCCCGTGCTCCAGGATGGGCCCGAGCCGGAACTTGTCACCGGCCACGGCCTGCGGCCCGTACCGCATTGCCCATCCGCCGAAGGCAGTCCCGTCGCTTCCGTCGGGATCCTCCACAACGCCGTCGAGGGTGATGAACTGGACAACAATCAAACGGCCCATGATGCCTGCTCCTTGGTGGGATGGATGCTTCATCAGGTCATACGGGCCAGGGCGCGCAAAATCATCGGCGTGGCGAAAACTCACCCTCGAAGAGCTCGAACAGCGACGCGTCCTGGTAAACCAGCACGTGCCCGATCGCCCCGAAACCATCGCCGTCGAGCAGCTGCAGGGTGTGCGGCTCCCACGCTTGCGGCGTTCCCCGGTAAAGCAGAATGCCGTGCTGCCCGTTGGCCGAAACCGTGCGTGTTTGCCATTCCGTCCCGCGCCAGGAGAACAGATGCTTCATGAAGGCGCGGTAGGGCTCCCGTCCGCGCGTCCAGTTCGGCACGGGCGGCATCTCGAAAACAACGTCCTCGGCCACAAGCGAGGCAAGCTCGTCAGCGTCCGCTTGCTCAATGGCACGCGCATACCGCTCCACGGCCCCCGGCGCCAACGGCTGGCGCCGGGGTGCTCCATCCCGAACCGCATCCCGTGCCCGCTGCAACGCGGAGTTGACCGATGCCACGCTCATCCCAAGCACCGCACCCGTTTCCGCGGCAGTGAAGCCCAGAACGTCGCGGAGCACCAGGACGCCGCGCTGCCGCGGCGGCAATTTCTGCAGCATCGCCGTCACCGCCAGCCTGACGTCCTGCGCCCGTTCAGCGGAACTTTCGACGGCGGACGTGGTGCACCAGGAGGTCGGCGCCGGCATAAGCCACGGGACGTCAACGGCGGCCACCAGGGGTGCACCGACCTCCAGCCCAGGAGCCTGGAGGTCGCGCGGGAGCGGACGCCGCGGAGCGGTGCGCAGCCGGTCGATGCATACGTTCCGCGCGATACGAAAGCACCACGTCGGGAACGAGGCCCGCTCCGGATCGAAGGAGTCCCGAGCACGCCATGCGCGCTCCAGGACGTCCTGGGCGGCGTCCTCCGCATCAAACGGCGAACCCAGCATCTGGTAGCAGAAAGCGACCAGTCCTCGACGCAGTCGCGCCAACTCAACCGCGGTATCGTGAGCCACGAGGCCAATGCTACGTGCAGCTGCCCGCATGGCGGCTGTAGAACGCAGCGCCGCGGCGCGGCAGAATGGACGGCGTGGGCCGGGGCGCTACGTTGGGAAAATTCCTCAAGGCCCCTCAGCCAGGAGAATCCCTCAAACAGGAGAACCATTGTGGCGACGATTGCAGTACTCGGTGCTGGCGCGCTCGGAGCGGCCATGGCCGCCCGCTTAGGCGAGGCAGGCTGTGACGTTCAATTGTGGAACCGGACGCCGGCACGGGGTGAAGAGGCGGCCGGGCAGGCGGACCGGGTTGTCGCGGCAGGCACGGTCCCGGCAGCCGTCGCCGACGCGGACGTTGTGTTGACCGTGCTCCGTGACGGACCGGCGGTGGCCGGCGTCGCCGAGGAGATGTTGCCCGCCATGCGTCCGGACGCCGTGTGGGTTCAGGTCAGCACGGTCGGGCCCGTCCACGCACGTACGCTCCGCGACCTCGCCGCCGGGCAGGGCATTGCATATCTTGACGCTCCGGTATCGGGGAGTACCGCTCAAGTCCAACAAGGCTCGCTGGTTTGGCTTATTGCCGGCCCGGAAGCAGCAGTGGACGCTGCCCGCCCCGTGCTGGAGATACTGGGCACGGAAATCCAGGTCGTCGGCACCGGGGCGGAGGCAAGTTCCCTGAAGCTGGCCATCAACACCTGGCTGGCCGCCTCGGCAGTCGCGGCGGCCGACGTCCTGGCAGTGTGTGACGCACTGGACGTCCCGCACGAGACGTTGGTCCGCACGCTCAAGGCCACACCCCTGGCCATGCCTTTTGCGTTCGCCAAGATGGACCTCATGGAGAAGCGGGATTACCCGGTGGGGTTCGCCGTCGACCTGGCGCTCAAAGACGTGGACCTGACGTTGGAGAACGTGGAACCCGGGCTGCCCTTCGTCGAAGCGGTGCGCGACCGCCTGAAGTCCACGGTGGAGGCCGGTCACGGCCGCGAAGACGTTGCCGCGGTGTATGAGACGGGGCGCTAGCCGAGCTTTGCGCCAGCCTGCCAGGCGGCCGGCAGGATCAAGAGAGGCCGTTGGCGGGAAACCCGATCATTGCTAGCGTGGCGGCATGAGCCCATCGAAGACTCCCCCGGAGATCCTCAACGTAGCCGGCAACGAGGTTCGCATCTCCAGTCCGGACAAGGTGGTGTTCCCCGAGCCCGGGCTCACCAAGCTGGACCTGGTGCGCTACTACCTCGCCGTCGCGGACGGTGCGCTACGGGGCGCCGGCGGACGGCCCATGGTGCTCAAGCGCTTTCCGAAGGGCATCGGCGCCGAGCCCTTCTTTCAGAAGCGCGTGCCCGAAAACCACCCCGACTTCATCTCTACGACGACGCTGCGCTACGCGTCAGGGACATCGGCCGAAGAGGCCGTGATCCACGATGCTGCCGGCTTGGCGTGGGTCGTGAACCTCGGATGCCTGGACCTCAACCCGCACCCCGTGCGCGCCGAAGACCTCGACCACCCGGATGAGCTCCGGGTCGACCTTGACCCGATGCCCGGCGTCGACTGGTCCCAGATTGTCGACGTCGCCTACGTCGCGCGGGAGGTGCTCGACGACGTCGGGCTGGTGGGGTGGCCGAAGACGAGCGGTTCCCGGGGACTACACATTTTGGTGCGCATCGCGCCGCGGTGGTCGTACCGCGACGTGCGGCTCGCCGCCGAGACCCTTGCCCGCGAGGTCGAAAACCGCGCTCCAGGCCTCGCCACCGCACGGTGGTGGAAGGAGGAGCGGGGCGAGAGCGTCTTCGTTGATTTCAACCAGAACGCCAAGGACCGCACCGTGGCGTCGGCGTATTCCATCCGGCCCCTGCCCGACGCCCGCGTGTCGACGCCGCTCACGTGGGACGAGGTCGCTTCCGCCCGGCCCGACCAGTTCACGGTGCTGACGGTGCCCGAGCGGTTCGCAGACCTCGGCGACCCCCACGCCGGGATCGACGACGCCGTCGGCTCCCTCGACGGGCTCCTTGCCCTGGCTGCCGAGCTCGGCCCCGCCGAAAAGCCGCCGCGCGGCGGCGACGGCTCGGGCCGCCGGCAGTCGGTGATGCCCCTGATCGAGGTAGCACGTACCAAGACCAAGCCGGAGGCGCTCGCGGCGCTCGACGAATGGAAGAGCCTGCATGCGGACCTCCTCCCGGCCCTGCATCCCGCCGACATACTTGTGGACGGGATGCGCGGATCGAGTTCGCTCTGGTACCGGGTGCGCGTGAACCTCCAGCATGTCCCCGAAAATGAGCGTCCGCAACAGCAGGCGCTCATCGCCGACTACGACCCCTGGGCGGGCAAGGAATGGCCGGGGCGCCCCGGATCATGAAACCGCCGGTTGCTCTGTTCCTGGGTTCGCGAGGGTTTCATCCGATTCTGTTGGGTCTGCTGCCATAACCTGTCACCGTCGCCCCACCGGAAGCACTGTCCGCTTGTAGGTGGTGTTCGCGACCGCGGCGAGGGAGCAGTACCAAGCGACAAGCGCTGTCACGATGCCGAGCCAGCCGCCCAGGGCGGTCAGCCCCGCTGCCCCGGAGAAGGCGCCGAGGAACAGCGCGATGAAGGTCAGGGTCAGGAAGACGAAAACGGTAAAGACGCCCATGCTGACGCGCCACGCGGAGACGGTCATGTAGGCAGTGAAGATCGCCCAGGCGAGAAGGTAAAGGCCGATGCCCTTGCCGGCGTCCGCAGCCGGAAGGCTGCCCGCGCTGAACTGGCTCAAGAACCAGAAGGACAGCCAGAATGCCCCGTACGAGCAGAAGGCCGTCGCGCCGAAGACGTTGCGGTTGGCGAATTCCCAGATTCCGGCGGCGAACTGCGCGAGCCCGCCGTAGAACAGCGCAAGTCCCAGGACTACCGGTTCGACCGCCTTGGGGATGAGGCCGGCATTGATCACGCTGAGGACAAACGTGGTCAACGCGAAAGCGCCCAGGCCTAAAGCAGCCGGATCAGCAAAGGGCGGGCTCACACCTGCCTGCGAAGACACAACAGCCCCTTGGGCCGGCAAAGGATTTTCAGTCCTGCGACCACTTTCCGCCGGGAAAGTCCCCGCCGGAGAGCTTGATTCGACACTCATGGTACGGCTCCTTGGTCAGCACCAGCACCATCGCTGGTTGCTTATACCAGCCTATACCTGAATGCGCAAGCCACAGCTGATGCGGGCCGTGGTTCAGGTCTTGCCCCCGACAGCTCGCACGCTGGAGACTGTGCCACGCACGTGACGGATAACGGCGCAGTAACGCGGTAACGCTTCACTTGTGTTTCTATCCTCAGCAAGGGAGACGGCAATGCCAGACTCAACCTTCAGTGCGGTAGCGCGGAAAATGCTTGGAGCCATTCGTCTTACTTTCGGCACGCTCGCCCTCACGATGCCGCACGTGCTGGTGGGCAGGTTCTCCGACCAGGGCCAGAACGCAACAGCGGCAAAGTACGCCTTCCGGATGTTCGGCATCAGAACCGTCATCATCGGTTTGGATTTGCTGCTGCTGAAAGGTGCTGAATTGGAGCGTGCGGCCAACATTGCCCCAATAATCCACGGGAGTGACACTGTAGCCGCCTTCCTGGCGGCACGTTACGGAAAGCTCCCCAAGCGGGCAGGTGTCACGCTGGTCACCATTTCGGCCTTCAATACCGTGTTGTCCCTCATCGGCCGCAAGCGCTGAGCCGCACGCATCGGCGCAGCACTCTTGGTGCCGAGACGCGGGCCTTTACAGATTTACCGGCAGGAAGAGCATCGCTTATGGCACACGCATCCAGCACAGCGCAGGAATTTCTGCGCATCCCGGACTCGGAGCTTGATGACCTCTTTCGCAGGTCCCCTGCGGGGCGCATACCCGTCGGTGACGGTGAGGGAACATTCATCATCGCGCCGGCGTCCCCGGTTGCGGCGGCCGCAGCCTCGCTGGCCCGCCGGGTCGCCTGGCAGGGCAAGATTTTCGACTCCGGGACCGGGACTCTCCGCAACAAGGTGGGGCCGCTGGGCACGCCCGCCATCGCGGCGAAGGTCTACTACGGACCGAGCCGGTTCGATGCCAACGAAGCGATCATCCTCGACTACAGCGGTACTTCCCGTGTGGCCCGGTGGATCCGCGACGAGATCCGGGAGGTAGCGCCGGGGGTGTTCCTGGGGATGGTCTACTGGAGCAACCACCGGATCCTCAAGTTCGCTTTGGATTTCACGCACGCGAAGGGTGACGGGCCAACGCCTTACCAGAGTGCGGTGACGGTCCGGGCGCCGTTGCGTCCGGGTACCTCGGCCGAAGCCCTGCAGGAGTTGGCTCGCCTGCAGTCCGCCGCACCCCCGATAACCGGCATTTTCGACGCCCTGCAGAACGTGCATTTCGCCCGGGTTTTAGTCATTCCGGACGGCGAGGATCTAAGCGGTCGGCCTATCCCGGCGAGCCTGGTTTATGCCGCAGACGTCGATGGACCGGCCCGTCGACACCTGCACGACCTTGGCACCGCCGGCGCAGAGTTCACAGATTCGGTCTTCCGCCACTGCGAGGGGTTTCCGCAAGCTCCCGCTGCGGGTGCCCGGCTGGCCTGGCTGCGCCGCCACCAGGTGCGCACGGGCGCCTACTACGTCAATACTGTCGGGAGGGGCGTGCAGCAGGTCCGGGGCGAAGCCCATCTCCATGAGGCTTTGGAGGACATCCTTGACCAGCGCCGGAACGAGCTGGGAGTCCTGCCCCCGGCGCAAATTCACCGGATCCTTCGGGACGAGATCCGGAGCCGGACCGACCTCGCTTTTGCCCTCAGCAGGGCCCGGTCTTTGCCGCTGCTCCGCCGGTACAGCGAGAAGGCCCGGCTCGCGGCCGTTCTCCTGCTGCTGATAGCGTTCAGCCCCGTCCTCGTTATCGCGGTTGTGGGCGGGCTGCTGGCCATCAGGTGGCGGGAGATACGCGACTGGGTGGCCACCGAGCGGCCGGATCCTGCGGCCGTCCGGATCCTCCGGGCCCAGGAGGACAGTCCCACAGCCAACCCGTTCGCTGCCTTCGGCGTGATCAAGGCCGGCCGCCTGCGGCAGGCCAGCACGATCGTTGCTGTGTGGTCGCTCGACGCAGCTGCCCGCCACGTGTTCAACAGGGGGTCGCTGGCGGGCGTGACGAGCATCCACTTCGCCCGTTGGGTTTTCCTGGACGAGCACCGGCGGATGGCGTTCCTCAGTATCTACGACGGCAGCCTGGAGAGTTACATGGATGACTTCATCGACAAGGTCGCCTGGGGCCTGAATGCGGTTTTCAGCAACGGCCAGGGCTACCCGCGCACCCGTTTCCTGCTGCTTGACGGGGCACGGAACGAGCAGGCTTTCAAGAACTACCTGCGCCGGCATCAGCTGACGGTCCCGCTGAGATACTCCGCGTACCCGCAACTTACCGCGGTCAATATCGAAAACAATGCCCGGATCAGGCAGGGACTGACCCGCGAGCTCGACGACAAGGAGGCACAGCTGTGGCTGGCCCGCCTCTGAACCCCTCACCCTCACCGGACCTGTCCGACCTCCAAGGCTTGCTGCGGTCGGGCTATACTTCACTGCCCCATGCCAGGTTTTGCCTCTACACTGCGGCCGGCCGCAGCTCCGGGCGTGCCTTTCTCGCCGCCCTGCACCCGATAGTCACCTCCGCAGCGGAGCGCGAGGTCAAGGTGGTGACCCAGGTGGCAATGACGGCGTCCTGCCTGAAGCAGCTGTCGGTATCGGACGACGTCATCGCGCAGTTCCCGCTGGAGTTCCTCGAAGGCATGGCCACGGCCGAGCGAAGCGTCTTTCTGGGGGACGTCGGCGACCAGGACCCCGCCAATTGGGCCTGGGGCGGACCCGGCAACCCCAGGGTCGACCTGCTGGTGATGACATATGCGCCTTCCGCAGACCGGCTGGAGGCCGCCTGCACCCAGGTCGATGCCCTCGCGGAAACCCACCAGCTGTCGATGGCCGGGGTGCTGACCACAAGCCCCTGGTCGACCGAGGAACCGTTCGGGTTCCGTGACGGAATTTCGCAGCCCAGGCTGGACGAATTCGCCTCCACGGCGCGCCGGGCGCAGGAGGGCCTCTTCTCCGCGCCCCGGCCGGTGGCCATCGGCGAGTTCGTGCTCGGGTATCCGAATGAATATGGCCATCTGACGGAGCGCCCGATGGTGCTGCGGGCCTCGGATCCGGACCGGCTTCTGCCGGACGACCCCTCGGGGTCCGGCGAAGCTGACCTTGGCCGTAACGGAACCTACCTCGTGCTCCGGACCCTCCGCCAGAGCGTCGACGAATTCTGGGCATACGCCAGGCAGGCGTCGGGCGGGGACCCGGTGGCGGCGACCGCCCTGGCCGCAAAGATGGTGGGACGGTGGCCAAGCGGGGCACCGCTGGCCCTGGCTTCCGACCAGGACAGACCGGAACTGGCACAGAGTAATGACTTTGGTTACCACGCCCATGACCGGCTTGGCCTATCCTGTCCCATTGGCGCCCACATACGGCGGGCAAACCCGCGTGACGCCTTGGATCCGCGCCCGGGCTCTGCGGAGTCCCTGGCAGTCACCGACCGGCACCGCCTGCTCCGGCGTGGCCGCAACTACGGGCCCGTGAAAGACGGCGGCGCACCGGGGAATGAACGCGGGCTGCAGTTCATCGCCCTGGTAGCCAACCTGTCCCGACAGTTCGAGTTTGTGCAGCACACGTGGCTCGACAGCACCAAATTTGACGGGCTGTACGAGGACGTTGATCCGGTCACCGGAACCCGGGGCCCGGGAGCGTCGACTTTCACGGTTCCCGGGACGCCGTTCCGCAACCGCTACCTCGACGTCCCCTCGTTCGTCACCACCAGGGGCGGGGCGTACTTCTTCCTCCCCGGCATCCGCGCCCTGAACTATCTCGCGAACGGTCCATGACATGAACACTGGCCGGGCACTCAATGACATGCTGACCAGGGTGCTGTGGCTGGGGCGCCGCATTGATCCCCTGCTCCGGCCGGCCATCGACAAGCTCGTACGGCCGCCGCTGCAGGGCGCGGCGCAGTGGGTCGTCCGGCACCGCCTGCCGGATCCCGGCCCGGGCCTGGCACGGGAACGGCGGATAGCCGGCGAAGAGCAGATCGTGGGCGAGATCATCGCCACCATGGAAAAGTTTCTCCGCCGGGAGTACGGCCCGGGCCAGGCGCAGCGGGCCGGCAACACGAAGACCTACGGGGTGGTGCGCGGCGAGTTCGAGGTCCCGGACAGCATCCCGGAAGACCTGCGCCACGGCCTCTTCGCCCGGCCCGGGACCTATCGGGCCTGGGTCCGGCTGGCCGGGCCGGGCCCCCTGGCCCCAGCCGACCTCCACGACAACGCCATTATGAGCATCGGCGTCAAGGTGACGGGAGTTCCAGGCACAAAGCTCATTGAGGACGAAAAGAATACGCAGGACTTCCTGGGCATCAGTGCCCCCACCTTCACCACGCCGGATGTTCGCGAGAACCTGCAGCTGCAGCAGGAGGTGTGGAACCGGACGCCCCTGCTCTACTTCATCAGGCCCGGAAGATCACATTGGGCCGATCTGATCATGCAGGGCCTCTACGCCAAGACAGCCGCAAGCCCGTTGCAGGCCACCTACTACAGCTGCGTCCCCTA from Arthrobacter sp. B3I9 encodes:
- a CDS encoding MBL fold metallo-hydrolase — its product is MPPQPATTATVRMYNVGFGDAFLVTVQQEPMVWRMLVDCGVFPAGQTRPISESVKIIIDDLTALAAPGTPPRLDVVVATHHHIDHISGFADPAWAKVQVDDVWVPYVEDPNDEDGKKLRGELTLAANTLRSLITAAAMRINAADGSAHAKLETAGIFAANSEGSEAATDRLLGRNGKTFLNKAHARYLPDRDPEKNTLPTTVPGVTAHILGPSRDPNVVKRMKPPKSVAWLKAAADERPKDADTRPLFDPAYAVPTALVNRDVPVALQSASRSLDLESLSNADELLAAAAILENSVNNTSIYFVLDVQGTRLVFVGDSQHGAWEHVLNDPESLKLVTDPAFYKVGHHGSHNATPKRFAKEVFGRDHYAMMPFGCVDQWPSIPEPKLIAALTEAGTHLVRADAPLAGSKVKLHPSNLWSEVSFTVP
- a CDS encoding MBL fold metallo-hydrolase, with product MLICATCGVERDEPVPELCPICADERQYVPEDGQKWLALDELVQEGQQTLLKENEPGLFGITTEPRVGIGQTAQLAVTHEGSLLWDPVGYVDDNAVAAVLERGPVLAIAASHPHMFGVQVEWSHRLGGVPVLVADADRQWLGRTDPIIDYWSGSLTIAEGLTLHQTGGHFPGSAVVHWAAGADGRGVLLTGDSVFPNPDRRSIAFMRSYPNRLPLSGAVALRIAAQLEKLEFDRIYGNFNNVIASGAKAVLHDSAQRHAAWAHGDFDHLT
- a CDS encoding dihydrofolate reductase family protein, with amino-acid sequence MGRLIVVQFITLDGVVEDPDGSDGTAFGGWAMRYGPQAVAGDKFRLGPILEHGILLFGRRTWQHFSTLWPARSDPFSQKMNAAAKVVVTHGGVDAGEWANSSRIPGSLATWVHDASQTHDVVVIGSGSIVAQLQAAGLVDEYRLLTFPTAVGTGRRLYPDGVQLRLTAAERVGPATLTMYSTEDAAAV
- a CDS encoding RNA polymerase subunit sigma-70, which translates into the protein MRAAARSIGLVAHDTAVELARLRRGLVAFCYQMLGSPFDAEDAAQDVLERAWRARDSFDPERASFPTWCFRIARNVCIDRLRTAPRRPLPRDLQAPGLEVGAPLVAAVDVPWLMPAPTSWCTTSAVESSAERAQDVRLAVTAMLQKLPPRQRGVLVLRDVLGFTAAETGAVLGMSVASVNSALQRARDAVRDGAPRRQPLAPGAVERYARAIEQADADELASLVAEDVVFEMPPVPNWTRGREPYRAFMKHLFSWRGTEWQTRTVSANGQHGILLYRGTPQAWEPHTLQLLDGDGFGAIGHVLVYQDASLFELFEGEFSPRR
- a CDS encoding NAD(P)-dependent oxidoreductase, which translates into the protein MSHEANATCSCPHGGCRTQRRGAAEWTAWAGALRWENSSRPLSQENPSNRRTIVATIAVLGAGALGAAMAARLGEAGCDVQLWNRTPARGEEAAGQADRVVAAGTVPAAVADADVVLTVLRDGPAVAGVAEEMLPAMRPDAVWVQVSTVGPVHARTLRDLAAGQGIAYLDAPVSGSTAQVQQGSLVWLIAGPEAAVDAARPVLEILGTEIQVVGTGAEASSLKLAINTWLAASAVAAADVLAVCDALDVPHETLVRTLKATPLAMPFAFAKMDLMEKRDYPVGFAVDLALKDVDLTLENVEPGLPFVEAVRDRLKSTVEAGHGREDVAAVYETGR
- the ligD gene encoding non-homologous end-joining DNA ligase, with protein sequence MSPSKTPPEILNVAGNEVRISSPDKVVFPEPGLTKLDLVRYYLAVADGALRGAGGRPMVLKRFPKGIGAEPFFQKRVPENHPDFISTTTLRYASGTSAEEAVIHDAAGLAWVVNLGCLDLNPHPVRAEDLDHPDELRVDLDPMPGVDWSQIVDVAYVAREVLDDVGLVGWPKTSGSRGLHILVRIAPRWSYRDVRLAAETLAREVENRAPGLATARWWKEERGESVFVDFNQNAKDRTVASAYSIRPLPDARVSTPLTWDEVASARPDQFTVLTVPERFADLGDPHAGIDDAVGSLDGLLALAAELGPAEKPPRGGDGSGRRQSVMPLIEVARTKTKPEALAALDEWKSLHADLLPALHPADILVDGMRGSSSLWYRVRVNLQHVPENERPQQQALIADYDPWAGKEWPGRPGS
- a CDS encoding acetate uptake transporter; amino-acid sequence: MSSQAGVSPPFADPAALGLGAFALTTFVLSVINAGLIPKAVEPVVLGLALFYGGLAQFAAGIWEFANRNVFGATAFCSYGAFWLSFWFLSQFSAGSLPAADAGKGIGLYLLAWAIFTAYMTVSAWRVSMGVFTVFVFLTLTFIALFLGAFSGAAGLTALGGWLGIVTALVAWYCSLAAVANTTYKRTVLPVGRR